In [Clostridium] cellulosi, one genomic interval encodes:
- a CDS encoding hypothetical protein (Family membership), with amino-acid sequence MKKQLRNIIISLCVVVVLVAGVVSVNLLMPKKNSSSSSASSSTPEISVYKTDVKNITMVHIKTEKDDVIVRQSNGKYSVDGLDQKLLNEDSASTIFSTASNITAEKVIDENASDLSQYGLDKPSVTVDIVSSDKTVTVEIGKETLTKDGNYMKLKDSSKVYKITAAETNSLDYVKTDLVKLSICGFDSANAAKLTDITLGGSARPQPIVLKIDPSSVSSSSGSSSVSYLMKSPATYPLNDENISTITSALQSLSANAVVSLDVSDANLEKYGLKNPKYTLTAVYNGNKMVLRFGTPYKEDSSTLIPIYLEGTPAIYNIADSTVSFYDWQLDDVTDSLLYTEFIDNIKSITVSKGSENYTINLSGTGTDLKGTYNSKELNTDNLRKFYEKFLEIKKYGTATRPANASTYAKVVVTYREASRKATTIEFITIDNRKCLYSLDGQAHFYTYTSDVDKMLNAIRDLIAGKTISD; translated from the coding sequence ATGAAAAAACAGCTTCGGAACATCATTATATCTTTATGTGTAGTCGTCGTTCTTGTAGCCGGAGTTGTTTCAGTAAATTTGCTAATGCCTAAGAAAAACTCGTCAAGTTCAAGTGCTTCCTCAAGTACGCCTGAAATCTCCGTCTATAAAACTGACGTGAAAAATATAACTATGGTGCACATAAAGACCGAAAAAGACGATGTCATAGTACGTCAGTCAAATGGCAAGTATTCTGTAGACGGTCTCGATCAGAAATTGCTGAATGAGGATTCTGCATCCACTATATTCTCAACTGCTTCAAACATCACTGCAGAAAAGGTCATCGACGAAAATGCCTCAGACCTTTCTCAGTATGGGCTTGACAAACCCAGTGTAACCGTCGATATAGTCAGCAGTGATAAAACTGTAACTGTGGAAATCGGCAAAGAGACGCTGACCAAAGACGGCAATTACATGAAACTCAAAGACAGCAGCAAGGTTTACAAGATTACTGCGGCTGAGACAAACTCGCTCGACTATGTAAAAACCGACCTTGTCAAACTGTCCATTTGTGGCTTCGATTCCGCCAATGCGGCGAAGCTTACGGATATCACATTGGGAGGTTCGGCAAGACCTCAGCCAATAGTATTGAAGATTGACCCGAGCTCTGTCAGCTCGTCTTCTGGTTCATCTTCAGTCTCCTACCTGATGAAGTCTCCGGCGACATATCCCCTTAACGACGAGAATATTTCAACGATTACTTCCGCTTTGCAGTCGCTTTCAGCAAACGCAGTTGTATCCCTCGACGTTTCGGACGCAAACCTTGAAAAATACGGGCTCAAGAATCCGAAGTACACCCTTACCGCGGTATATAACGGCAATAAGATGGTGCTCCGCTTCGGAACTCCCTACAAGGAAGACAGTTCAACACTGATTCCGATTTACCTTGAGGGTACTCCTGCAATCTACAATATCGCTGATTCAACTGTGTCTTTCTATGACTGGCAGCTTGATGATGTTACCGACTCATTGCTTTACACCGAGTTTATCGACAATATAAAGTCAATTACAGTCTCCAAAGGCAGTGAGAACTACACCATCAATCTCTCCGGCACAGGTACCGATCTCAAAGGCACTTACAATTCAAAGGAGCTCAACACAGACAACCTGAGGAAATTCTATGAGAAATTCCTCGAGATTAAGAAATATGGAACTGCAACACGCCCAGCTAACGCCTCAACGTATGCAAAGGTCGTTGTAACCTACCGTGAGGCCTCACGCAAGGCGACTACAATAGAGTTTATCACCATTGATAATCGGAAATGCTTATACTCGCTGGACGGGCAGGCTCATTTCTACACCTATACTTCCGATGTGGATAAGATGCTCAACGCGATACGCGATCTTATCGCAGGAAAAACCATTTCCGATTAA
- a CDS encoding ribonucleoside-diphosphate reductase (High confidence in function and specificity): MELSNNARVVLEKRYLRRDEHGNPIETVDELFERVAKAVAQPDLKYGGEEERKESEEKFLSLMKNLEFLPNSPTLMNAGRPLGQLSACFVLPVEDSMEDIFEAIKRAALIHKSGGGTGFSFSRLRPNGSTVNTTGGVASGPISFMRVFNMATEAVKQGGTRRGANMGILRVDHPDILDFIDCKKNNADITNFNISVGITENFMKAVINNEEYDLIDPSTKKAVSRLRALDVFNKIVDAAWRNGEPGIIFLDRLNRDNVVPTCGEIESTNPCGEQPLLPFESCNLGSINLCKMLKADKTGIDWDKLKKTVKISIHFLDNVIDANKYPLPEIDTMTKKTRKVGLGIMGWADMLLELGIPYNSDEAVELAGKLMKFITESAREESAELAVTRGAFPLFEESTLKDGPAMRNATVTTIAPTGTLSIIAGCSSGIEPVFAYVFIRNVMDGTELIEVNPVLKRKLKERGLYSDELMKKIAKEGTLAHIPEIPEDIRRVFVCAHDISPEYHIRMQAAFQNYTDNAVSKTVNFASSATRDDVRKVYMLAYELGCKGVTIYRDGSRDSQVLNIGKVNSGTVQKPSQPRPRPDITTGFTEKVKIGCGNLYITVNYDENGICEVFTNTGRAGGCPSQSEATARLVSIALRSGIDIDVIIEQLKGIRCPSTIRQQGMKVTSCPDAIARVIEKVKKYQDNSNGKIPIVPETKKSDYVEHVDVSMKYCPECGQKLEHEGGCVTCRNCGYSKCG; this comes from the coding sequence ATGGAGCTTAGTAACAATGCGCGGGTGGTTCTTGAAAAGCGTTATTTAAGGCGTGATGAGCACGGAAACCCTATTGAAACGGTCGATGAGCTGTTTGAGCGCGTAGCGAAAGCGGTTGCTCAGCCTGATCTCAAATACGGCGGGGAAGAAGAGCGGAAAGAGTCCGAAGAGAAATTTCTCTCTTTAATGAAAAATCTCGAATTCCTACCGAATTCTCCAACATTAATGAATGCCGGCAGACCATTGGGTCAGCTTTCGGCTTGTTTTGTCCTGCCTGTTGAGGACAGCATGGAGGATATTTTTGAGGCAATAAAAAGGGCTGCACTCATACACAAGAGCGGCGGCGGAACAGGATTTTCGTTTTCGCGTTTGAGGCCAAACGGCAGCACAGTCAACACTACCGGCGGCGTCGCTTCTGGCCCCATCAGCTTCATGCGCGTTTTCAACATGGCGACTGAGGCGGTTAAACAGGGCGGAACAAGGCGCGGCGCGAATATGGGTATTCTTCGTGTCGACCATCCGGATATACTTGATTTTATTGACTGCAAGAAGAATAATGCTGATATTACAAACTTTAATATATCAGTTGGAATAACCGAGAATTTTATGAAGGCGGTTATCAACAACGAAGAATATGACCTTATCGACCCGTCGACAAAAAAGGCTGTTTCAAGGCTTCGCGCTCTTGACGTATTTAATAAGATAGTCGACGCGGCGTGGAGAAACGGCGAACCGGGTATTATTTTCCTGGACAGACTCAACCGCGACAATGTGGTTCCCACATGCGGTGAGATCGAGTCTACCAACCCCTGCGGTGAGCAGCCGCTTCTTCCGTTTGAATCATGCAATCTCGGTTCAATCAACTTGTGCAAGATGTTAAAGGCCGACAAGACCGGCATTGACTGGGACAAACTCAAAAAGACCGTTAAAATCTCCATACACTTTCTTGATAATGTTATTGATGCAAATAAATATCCTCTTCCCGAAATTGACACGATGACAAAAAAGACGCGCAAGGTTGGACTTGGCATTATGGGTTGGGCAGATATGCTGCTTGAACTCGGCATTCCTTATAACTCCGACGAGGCTGTCGAATTGGCAGGAAAATTGATGAAATTTATCACCGAGTCGGCAAGGGAAGAGAGTGCAGAACTCGCTGTGACACGCGGCGCCTTCCCGCTGTTTGAGGAAAGCACGCTTAAAGACGGGCCAGCCATGCGCAATGCCACCGTAACCACGATCGCCCCGACAGGAACCCTTTCAATAATAGCGGGCTGTTCAAGCGGCATTGAGCCGGTTTTTGCCTATGTCTTTATCCGTAACGTCATGGACGGCACTGAACTTATTGAGGTCAACCCGGTTCTCAAGCGTAAGCTTAAGGAGCGCGGGCTCTATTCTGATGAGCTTATGAAAAAGATTGCCAAAGAAGGCACTCTTGCTCATATCCCTGAAATTCCGGAAGATATCCGCAGGGTATTTGTCTGCGCACACGACATTTCGCCGGAATACCATATCAGAATGCAGGCGGCGTTCCAGAATTACACTGATAACGCCGTTTCAAAGACAGTTAACTTTGCAAGTTCTGCAACGCGGGACGACGTCAGGAAGGTTTACATGCTTGCTTACGAACTGGGCTGCAAAGGTGTGACGATATACCGCGACGGCAGCCGCGATTCACAGGTACTGAACATCGGAAAGGTGAATTCTGGTACCGTGCAGAAGCCCAGTCAGCCGCGCCCAAGGCCGGATATTACAACCGGATTTACCGAAAAGGTGAAAATCGGCTGCGGCAACCTTTACATCACTGTCAATTACGATGAGAACGGCATCTGCGAAGTATTCACGAATACCGGCAGGGCGGGAGGCTGTCCGTCCCAGAGTGAGGCTACGGCACGGCTTGTATCGATTGCTCTGCGTTCCGGCATTGATATAGACGTTATTATTGAGCAGCTCAAGGGTATCCGCTGCCCGTCTACGATAAGGCAACAAGGCATGAAGGTTACTTCTTGCCCGGACGCGATAGCACGTGTTATAGAAAAGGTTAAGAAGTATCAGGACAATTCAAACGGCAAGATACCGATAGTTCCTGAAACAAAAAAATCTGATTATGTTGAGCATGTGGACGTGAGTATGAAGTACTGCCCAGAGTGCGGACAAAAGCTGGAGCATGAGGGCGGATGTGTGACATGCCGCAACTGCGGATACTCTAAATGCGGCTAA
- a CDS encoding galactokinase (High confidence in function and specificity), producing MNIKELKEKIARGAFDSKFKELYGNDIAAQRQRYLEAADGFIRNFGEAGDVFLLSVPGRSEVGGNHTDHNNGRVLACAVNLDIIAVVSPTGTNTIRIKSKGFELDVVDIREKSPVKSEKVSSSALIRGVAVRLEELGYKIGGFDAYTMSDVLKGSGLSSSAAFEVMTASIISLLFNGGNINPLVMAQAGQYAECNYFGKPCGLMDQTACAVGGFISIDFKDTQKPIIEKLDFNFSETGYAMCIVDTGGNHADLSDDYAAIRSEMTSVAKFLGHNNLRECDEDKFYANLTDIRTKLGDRAALRAIHFFNDNARVLDEAAALKSGNFREFLRLVNESGRSSFMYLQNIYSIKNPRSQGLSLALSLSEKLLKGCGAWRVHGGGFAGTIQAFVPLEKLDEFSAAMENVFGKGACHKLMIRPKGAYFFE from the coding sequence ATGAATATTAAAGAACTTAAAGAAAAAATTGCACGCGGGGCCTTTGACAGCAAATTCAAAGAACTATACGGCAATGATATCGCGGCACAGCGGCAGCGCTATCTTGAGGCAGCCGACGGTTTTATCCGCAATTTCGGTGAAGCCGGCGATGTTTTTCTTTTGAGCGTCCCGGGACGCAGTGAGGTCGGCGGCAACCACACTGACCATAACAACGGCAGAGTGCTTGCATGCGCTGTCAACCTCGATATAATAGCGGTCGTATCCCCCACCGGCACAAACACCATCCGCATTAAGTCCAAAGGCTTTGAACTGGACGTTGTTGATATCCGCGAAAAATCGCCGGTTAAATCTGAAAAAGTCAGTTCATCCGCCCTCATCAGGGGCGTCGCGGTACGCCTTGAAGAGCTTGGGTATAAAATCGGGGGCTTTGACGCATATACAATGTCGGACGTTTTAAAAGGGTCCGGCCTATCCTCGTCGGCGGCTTTTGAGGTTATGACCGCCAGTATAATAAGCCTGCTGTTTAACGGCGGTAATATCAACCCGCTCGTCATGGCGCAAGCCGGGCAATATGCCGAATGTAATTACTTCGGAAAGCCATGCGGGCTTATGGACCAGACCGCCTGCGCCGTCGGCGGATTCATCTCGATTGATTTTAAGGATACACAGAAACCGATTATTGAAAAACTTGATTTTAATTTCTCTGAAACGGGTTACGCCATGTGTATAGTGGATACCGGCGGCAATCATGCGGATTTAAGCGACGACTATGCGGCGATTCGCAGCGAGATGACTTCTGTGGCAAAGTTTTTGGGTCACAACAACCTGCGCGAATGTGACGAGGATAAATTTTATGCAAACCTTACGGATATCCGCACAAAACTGGGTGACCGCGCCGCACTGCGGGCCATTCACTTTTTCAATGACAACGCCCGGGTTCTTGACGAGGCTGCCGCGCTGAAATCCGGCAATTTCCGAGAATTTTTAAGGCTTGTCAATGAATCTGGCAGGTCGTCTTTTATGTACCTTCAGAATATCTATTCAATTAAAAACCCGCGCTCACAGGGCCTTTCCCTTGCTCTTTCACTCTCTGAAAAATTGCTCAAAGGCTGTGGCGCTTGGCGTGTTCATGGCGGCGGCTTTGCCGGAACAATTCAGGCCTTTGTCCCCCTTGAAAAATTGGACGAGTTTTCGGCAGCTATGGAAAATGTTTTCGGAAAAGGTGCTTGTCACAAGCTCATGATTAGACCAAAAGGAGCATATTTTTTCGAATAA
- a CDS encoding ABC transporter (High confidence in function and specificity): MIEVSHLTKRYGDKYAVNDISFTVNDGEILGFLGPNGAGKSTTMNMLTGYLSSNEGSIKIAGIDILEDPNAAKKHIGYLPELPPLYLDMTVKEYLNFIYDLKGCKLNRKAHIMEICNLVKITNVYKRVIKNLSKGYRQRVGLAQALIGNPDVLILDEPTVGLDPKQIIEIRSLIKHLGKKHTVILSSHILSEVQSVCERVIIINHGKIVADDTEVNLSHNIQKQHRIIVRVAGPEEPVMNALSGLTGVKKITPLGQKEPNSYDFQIECEQGKDIRRGMFTVLSDRKWPILSLDSGEMTLEDIFLKLTSEDSVQFQKKKKKTVTAANADEEGEK; this comes from the coding sequence ATGATAGAGGTAAGCCACCTCACCAAACGGTATGGGGACAAGTATGCCGTCAACGACATCAGTTTTACCGTAAATGACGGCGAAATCCTGGGCTTCCTCGGGCCTAACGGCGCGGGAAAATCCACTACCATGAATATGTTGACAGGCTATCTGTCATCAAATGAAGGCAGCATTAAAATAGCAGGCATCGATATTCTTGAAGATCCTAACGCCGCCAAGAAACATATAGGTTACCTGCCAGAACTTCCGCCACTCTATCTTGACATGACCGTCAAGGAGTACCTGAATTTTATCTATGATCTCAAGGGCTGCAAACTCAACAGGAAAGCCCACATCATGGAAATCTGCAATCTCGTTAAAATCACCAACGTCTACAAGAGGGTCATCAAAAACCTGTCAAAAGGATATCGGCAGCGTGTCGGTTTAGCTCAGGCTTTGATCGGAAACCCTGACGTGCTCATCCTTGACGAGCCGACTGTCGGCCTTGACCCGAAACAGATTATTGAAATCCGCTCGCTTATAAAGCATCTCGGCAAAAAGCACACCGTTATCCTGAGTTCACACATTCTGTCTGAAGTTCAGAGCGTCTGTGAACGCGTTATAATTATCAACCACGGCAAGATAGTTGCAGACGATACAGAAGTCAACCTTTCTCACAATATCCAAAAACAGCACCGTATTATCGTGCGCGTTGCCGGCCCTGAGGAGCCGGTCATGAATGCGCTGTCCGGACTCACAGGCGTCAAAAAGATTACTCCACTCGGCCAGAAAGAGCCCAACAGCTATGATTTCCAGATTGAATGTGAACAAGGCAAAGATATCCGCCGTGGCATGTTTACAGTTTTGAGCGACCGCAAATGGCCTATTCTCTCCCTCGACAGCGGCGAAATGACCCTTGAAGATATCTTCCTTAAACTCACAAGCGAAGATTCCGTACAGTTCCAGAAAAAAAAGAAAAAAACTGTGACGGCCGCAAACGCCGATGAGGAGGGTGAAAAATAA
- a CDS encoding putative membrane protein (Hypothetical protein), with the protein MINNNNNNPEKDKNISAENSNSSSANAENQADIKSETEKVKASTENNNTKKTKEKNKIAFYKRRSFKYGSMATAFTAIFIAIIILINVGLTVASERVQLSVDLTNSKSYELSSETLNFLKKLKQPITIKFFATRSQMENADDQYFSGAVKLIQQYPKYSSNISIEYIDYEKNPTAVAAYQNENVNQYDIVVSAKDNSGKEIYKVINYSDLVVTQTNSTTYSQSIIGNQAEQQIDSAIDYVTSDYHPTVIFTQGHDEDDASAYQSLLKSANYEVSQSNIASKDIDKKASAIAIVNPKTDFSEAEIDRIDAFLKNDGNYGKSVFIYLDPRIQSLPKLEEYIAEWGVKVEKGAIYDSTNSFNNAFDPIASDVDSEITGIPSTTNIGTDVRISKPLTILYEQKNERKVKSIIKTGDSSKLLADITKSAADSDKDGPFTAMALSTWTSGSNKSNMVISGSFQILDSDVLNSTNKNNKNLILGMTNKLLGKQTSISVPSKYNSSSSLSLTIGQRYLTWILLVVIIPVAILLIGFVKWLRRRHL; encoded by the coding sequence ATGATTAATAACAATAACAATAATCCTGAAAAGGATAAAAATATCAGTGCGGAAAACAGCAACTCATCCAGTGCTAATGCAGAAAATCAGGCCGATATCAAATCCGAGACTGAAAAAGTAAAGGCCAGCACTGAAAACAATAATACTAAAAAAACAAAGGAGAAAAATAAGATTGCGTTCTATAAAAGGCGCAGTTTTAAATATGGCAGTATGGCTACTGCCTTTACGGCAATTTTCATAGCGATTATAATTCTTATCAACGTCGGGCTTACGGTTGCTTCGGAGAGGGTCCAACTGAGCGTCGACCTTACAAACTCCAAAAGTTATGAACTTTCTTCTGAAACTCTGAACTTCCTTAAAAAGCTCAAACAGCCAATAACTATCAAGTTTTTTGCAACAAGGTCCCAGATGGAAAATGCTGACGATCAGTATTTCTCCGGTGCCGTTAAACTGATTCAGCAATATCCAAAATACAGCTCGAATATTTCAATCGAATATATCGACTATGAAAAAAACCCAACTGCAGTAGCGGCTTATCAGAATGAAAACGTCAACCAATACGACATCGTTGTTTCTGCCAAAGACAACAGCGGCAAAGAAATCTATAAAGTGATTAATTATTCAGATTTGGTGGTCACTCAGACCAATTCCACAACATATTCGCAGTCTATTATCGGAAACCAGGCCGAACAGCAAATCGACTCTGCTATCGATTACGTTACAAGTGACTACCATCCGACAGTAATATTTACTCAAGGACATGACGAAGACGACGCCTCAGCCTACCAAAGCCTCCTCAAAAGCGCCAACTATGAAGTATCACAATCGAACATAGCGTCCAAAGATATAGACAAAAAAGCATCTGCCATCGCTATCGTCAATCCTAAGACTGACTTTTCAGAAGCTGAAATTGACAGAATTGATGCTTTCCTCAAAAACGACGGCAATTACGGCAAGAGCGTATTCATTTATCTTGACCCGAGAATCCAAAGCCTTCCGAAACTTGAAGAGTATATCGCCGAATGGGGCGTAAAGGTTGAAAAAGGCGCTATCTACGACAGCACAAACAGCTTCAACAACGCCTTTGACCCCATTGCTTCGGATGTGGACAGCGAAATAACTGGTATCCCCTCAACAACAAATATCGGAACAGACGTGCGTATTTCAAAACCGCTTACCATACTTTATGAGCAAAAGAACGAGCGTAAAGTTAAAAGTATCATCAAAACGGGCGATTCTTCTAAGCTTCTCGCCGATATTACTAAATCAGCCGCCGACTCTGACAAAGACGGCCCGTTCACAGCTATGGCCCTTTCAACTTGGACAAGTGGAAGCAATAAATCTAATATGGTCATATCCGGTTCATTCCAGATATTAGATTCTGACGTCTTAAATTCGACAAACAAGAACAATAAAAATCTAATTTTAGGTATGACAAACAAATTGTTAGGCAAGCAGACCTCTATTTCCGTACCGTCAAAATACAACTCTTCATCTTCCCTTAGCCTTACAATCGGACAGCGCTACCTGACATGGATCCTTCTGGTCGTTATTATCCCTGTAGCTATACTTCTGATCGGATTTGTCAAGTGGTTACGGAGGCGGCATCTATGA
- a CDS encoding hypothetical protein (High confidence in function and specificity), whose protein sequence is MWAIYKREIRSYFNSAIGYVFIAAFVFFASWFFCAYSISYDNSNMSGTFGSMLLIYVFIIPILTMRTFSDEKRQKTDQALLTAPVSLLGIVMGKFLAALTIYAIGLSSFVVFALIIAGSGTLDTWSVVGNIVAMLLVGSAFIAIGEFISNLTESQVIAAVAGIFVLLILFLLDNIGSVVNVPFIQNIISAISISNRYQNFSAGIFSLPDAVFYLSIAVSFIFLTVRMLEKRRWS, encoded by the coding sequence ATGTGGGCCATCTATAAACGTGAAATAAGAAGCTATTTTAATTCGGCGATAGGATATGTGTTTATCGCTGCATTCGTATTTTTTGCCTCATGGTTTTTCTGCGCCTACAGCATTTCGTATGACAATTCAAATATGTCAGGTACATTCGGAAGCATGCTCCTGATTTATGTTTTCATAATCCCCATCTTAACGATGCGTACTTTCAGTGACGAAAAGCGTCAAAAGACCGATCAGGCACTGCTGACCGCGCCGGTAAGCCTTTTGGGCATCGTCATGGGGAAATTCCTCGCAGCATTGACCATCTATGCGATTGGACTTTCATCCTTTGTTGTTTTTGCTTTGATTATAGCCGGTTCCGGAACTCTCGATACCTGGTCCGTTGTCGGCAATATTGTGGCAATGCTTCTCGTAGGATCAGCGTTTATCGCCATCGGAGAATTTATTTCAAATCTGACTGAGAGCCAGGTTATTGCAGCCGTCGCAGGCATTTTCGTCCTGCTAATCCTCTTCTTGCTCGATAACATTGGAAGCGTTGTTAACGTACCATTCATTCAAAACATTATTTCTGCTATTTCAATCAGCAACCGCTATCAGAATTTCTCAGCAGGTATTTTCAGTTTGCCGGATGCAGTCTTCTATCTCAGCATTGCCGTCTCGTTTATTTTCCTGACGGTTCGTATGCTTGAGAAGAGAAGATGGAGCTAA
- a CDS encoding hypothetical protein (High confidence in function and specificity), with amino-acid sequence MGSVWEFIWPLILSTGLIALNEMGDKSQFLAMAFAARMKLSKVLIGITLAVFALNAIAVAVGALLASVPGWRSTVQFLASLLFLVFGLWTLKGENEESNNEVVKKKRSYGDVAVVFASFFLSEMGDKTQLVTISLAASYPKVPVAILIGTSLGMLIADGIGIFLGAVANRRLPENALKIISAALFIFFGLFGVWQSLVDVFKLGQVQSVIITVLAGIITVTAGVFIFKKSLTAEEKK; translated from the coding sequence ATGGGGTCTGTTTGGGAATTTATTTGGCCGCTTATTCTGAGCACTGGTCTTATAGCGCTCAATGAGATGGGGGACAAGTCGCAGTTTCTCGCTATGGCGTTTGCAGCAAGGATGAAGCTTTCAAAAGTGCTTATAGGTATTACGCTGGCGGTATTTGCTTTAAACGCTATCGCTGTAGCTGTAGGTGCTTTGCTTGCAAGCGTGCCGGGATGGCGGAGTACAGTTCAGTTCTTAGCGTCGCTGCTGTTTCTGGTTTTCGGCCTTTGGACGCTGAAGGGCGAAAATGAGGAGTCTAATAATGAGGTAGTGAAGAAAAAACGCTCTTACGGCGACGTGGCGGTTGTTTTTGCCTCATTCTTTTTATCAGAGATGGGCGATAAGACGCAGTTGGTCACAATTTCATTAGCGGCAAGTTATCCCAAAGTCCCTGTAGCGATTTTGATAGGCACTTCGCTTGGAATGTTGATTGCCGACGGAATCGGTATTTTTCTTGGTGCCGTTGCAAACCGCAGACTCCCTGAAAACGCGCTCAAAATCATTTCTGCCGCATTGTTTATTTTCTTCGGTCTCTTCGGTGTATGGCAATCGTTGGTTGATGTATTCAAGCTTGGGCAGGTTCAATCTGTTATCATAACAGTTTTGGCCGGCATAATTACTGTTACGGCCGGTGTTTTTATTTTCAAAAAGAGCCTCACTGCCGAAGAGAAGAAATAA
- a CDS encoding hypothetical protein (Family membership) produces MSVYKSEYSNRESIWNPPADYFTYPQHFSDPECYPPKPHCFKCPYYPYPPRKPCPPRMPHFPQPYCYPIPYPYPVPYPDKPKHCPDPYPKKHRDKFRAFGYFASVTTGGAFAGGVIPLTFADPLNRNIRLIAPANTQVEIQIPGVYRIVYSVTTTSASSGVFLQLLRNGQVVSASPIPIQEGVNQNEIFLFLNRGDTLSLNLTGAVTLANGKNASILLQLISRN; encoded by the coding sequence ATGAGCGTTTATAAGTCTGAATATTCAAACAGAGAATCTATATGGAACCCGCCCGCGGATTATTTCACTTATCCGCAACACTTTTCAGATCCGGAATGCTACCCGCCGAAGCCTCACTGTTTCAAATGCCCATATTACCCCTATCCTCCCCGCAAACCATGTCCACCGCGCATGCCACATTTCCCACAACCATACTGCTATCCTATTCCGTACCCCTATCCGGTGCCATATCCGGACAAACCTAAGCACTGCCCCGATCCGTATCCCAAAAAGCATCGTGACAAATTCAGGGCCTTTGGCTATTTTGCTTCTGTTACCACGGGCGGTGCTTTCGCAGGAGGAGTTATCCCGCTGACATTTGCCGACCCGCTTAACAGGAATATAAGGCTCATCGCCCCCGCTAACACTCAGGTTGAAATTCAGATTCCTGGGGTTTACAGGATAGTCTACTCGGTTACAACCACATCGGCGTCGTCGGGCGTATTCTTACAGCTTCTCAGAAACGGACAGGTTGTATCCGCAAGCCCAATCCCGATTCAGGAAGGTGTAAACCAAAACGAGATATTCCTGTTCCTGAACAGAGGCGATACGCTATCGCTCAATCTCACTGGTGCTGTTACACTTGCAAACGGCAAAAACGCTTCTATCCTGCTTCAGCTTATTTCAAGAAATTAA
- a CDS encoding hypothetical protein (Family membership) — protein sequence MGRRRDRSGDSRRYYDWLANAKEDLDAAEILLDSDSTLNACAFHCQQCAEKALKGYVLFKTHQHLDGHNLAWLCRQAMKIDRRFSEWLDESVILNRYYIETRYPADIPLNLDYKTVNRAYDMARSMYRFICDEVYENSDTED from the coding sequence ATGGGGAGACGACGTGACCGAAGCGGTGACAGCCGCAGATATTACGACTGGCTCGCAAATGCAAAAGAAGACCTCGACGCCGCCGAAATACTTCTCGATTCCGACTCTACACTTAACGCGTGTGCTTTTCACTGCCAACAATGCGCCGAAAAAGCGCTTAAAGGATATGTTCTGTTTAAAACTCATCAGCACCTCGATGGGCATAACCTCGCATGGCTCTGCCGTCAAGCAATGAAAATCGATCGCCGTTTCAGCGAATGGCTTGATGAAAGCGTTATACTCAACCGGTACTACATAGAAACACGGTACCCGGCTGACATTCCGCTTAACCTGGATTATAAAACCGTAAACCGAGCCTACGATATGGCCCGTTCCATGTACCGCTTCATCTGTGATGAGGTTTATGAAAACTCAGATACAGAGGATTAA